One genomic window of Anoplolepis gracilipes chromosome 5, ASM4749672v1, whole genome shotgun sequence includes the following:
- the LOC140665727 gene encoding testis-expressed protein 10 — MAKNHRRLKRLKSEKAKTKLKTKKSINQLPKGLNITDTSFKIKKILIREQLQHRDETEILSTYKLNIKDLLTRLRHHNSTVREESLRQLKDILLRYSPKILHSQLSSLLRGVAALSLDKEKEVRRDSFHALNLILSPISNEQLTPYREILISYLSCAMTHIDSHIKEDSLLFLDVLVESCGSVLAKDSYKILPNFLGMICRLHSEIKPGRQLTTTLNSKSTNIKWRIKVLKRLANVFTSIVNYEKLSTSVRSSTSSTMVIEAKRYTKYVPIYNDNSTEICKIDFDKDLSSEKNFEETLSKEEFVKYVNLLMPLMFDIWLEVYPDEKIENYTETIISSEAAALLKNIIEILESIIEYIDMLYCDDCSAEHIKYWFKDTFHNMYMKNFLSRFPYSKMKQLINESKKRQEDFSQMTFTEGCLEQNLALSQIHVWFTSVNKHNKQLPRLTKDYCISVMKYLNDTIENWCDSSALLQLTKLLKTLFLKASSVWYANCINLGYTLQLIVEVSSRLPEKELQSQLSLIIGDIMLECNLNELHGEEIFKNFVTTLPSLLLRPSIDDVTIRMIGRIALRFKKWIRKELITKHEAIIENAKKIDIVGSHNDKESRLLIYNLFYFMDSQVYY; from the exons ATGGCTAAAAATCATAGACGTTTGAAACGTCTAAAATCAGAAAAggcaaaaacaaaattaaagacTAAAAAATCTATCAATCAGCTACCAAAAGGTTTAAACATTACTGATACGtcgtttaaaataaagaaaattttaatacgcgAACAATTACAACATCGAGATGAAACAGAAATTCTCAGCACTTATAAACTCAATATTAAA GATCTTTTGACGCGTCTTCGGCATCATAATTCGACAGTAAGGGAAGAATCTTTGAGACAATTGAAAGACATCTTATTACGATACTCTCCAAAAATTCTACACTCGCAATTGAGTTCTTTATTACGTGGAGTTGCAGCTTTGTCTcttgataaagagaaagaagtaCGAAGAGATTCGTTTCATGCattgaatttaattcttaGCCCTATCTCAAATGAGCAATTGACACCCTatcgagaaattttaatttcttacttGAGTTGTGCCATGACGCATATTGATTCACATATAAAAGAGGACTCTTTACTTTTCTTGGATGTACTCGTGGAAAGTTGTGGTAGCGTATTAGCAAAGgacagttataaaattttacccAACTTTTTGGGCATGATATGCAGATTACACAGTGAAATTAAACCTGGCAGACAATTAACGACGACTTTAAATTCTAAGAGTACTAATATCAAATGGAGAATTAAGGTCTTGAAACGTTTAGCTAATGTATTTACCTCTATAGTGAATTATGAAAAGCTTTCTACAAGCGTGCGCTCGAGTACCTCTTCAACGATGGTTATAGAAGCAAAGAGATATACTAAATATGTTCCCATTTACAATGATAATTCAActgaaatttgcaaaattgattttgaCAAAGATCTTAGCTcggaaaagaattttgaagaaaCTTTATCTAAAGAGGagtttgtaaaatatgtaaatttattgatGCCGTTAATGTTTGACATTTGGCTTGAAGTATATCcagatgaaaaaattgaaaattacacAGAGACAATAATTTCCAGCGAAGCAGCtgcattattgaaaaatatcattgaaattTTAGAATCTATTATCGAGTACATTGATATGTTGTACTGCGATGACTGTAGCGCCGAGCATATAAAGTATTGGTTCAAAGATACATTTcacaatatgtatatgaagAATTTTCTATCAAGATTCCCGTACAGTAAAATGAAACAGCTTATTAATGAATCCAAGAAACGTCAAGAAGATTTTTCTCAAATGACATTTACCGAAGGATGTTTAGAACAAAATTTAGCACTTTCTCAGATTCATGTATGGTTTACATCTGTGAATAAACACAATAAACAACTTCCTAGGCTTACTAAAGACTATTGTATATctgttatgaaatatttaaatg ATACCATTGAGAATTGGTGTGACTCATCTGCATTACTACAATTGACTAAGCTTCTaaagactttatttttaaaggcAAGTTCAGTTTGGTATGCAAACTGTATTAACTTGGGCTATACATTGCAATTGATTGTAGAAGTGTCTTCTCGCCTACCTGAAAAAGAACTACAGTCGCAATTATCTCTCATTATTGGTGATATTATGTTGGAATGCAATTTAAATGAGCTACACGG agaagaaatattcaaaaattttgttacaacCTTACCAAGCTTACTTCTAAGACCAAGCATAGATGATGTTACAATTCGAATGATCGGTCGGATAGCTTTGCGTTTTAAGAAATGGATCCGGaaagaattaataacaaaacatgAGGCTATTATCG AAAATGCTAAAAAGATTGACATTGTAGGTTCGCACAATGATAAAGAGTCCAGACTTCTAATCTATaacttattttactttatggaTTCTCAAGtttactattaa